From Streptomyces sp. TLI_105, the proteins below share one genomic window:
- a CDS encoding mobile element transfer protein, with translation MPARDHFHSVMRIGPVQIGTHRDRHGRIKYAAVCTADDCGWSAEYSSSSAAQLAARTHRCKPR, from the coding sequence ATGCCCGCCCGCGACCACTTCCACTCCGTGATGCGGATCGGTCCGGTGCAGATCGGCACCCACCGCGACCGCCACGGCCGCATCAAGTACGCCGCCGTCTGCACGGCCGACGACTGCGGCTGGTCCGCCGAGTACTCCAGCTCCTCGGCCGCCCAGCTCGCCGCCCGAACGCACCGCTGTAAGCCCCGCTGA
- a CDS encoding single-stranded DNA-binding protein yields the protein MNDTTVTLVGNVATAVEYRDTVAGGVARFRFAVTARRWDRERGLWSDGNTSFYTVSAWRSLGANLAASVSVGEPLVVYGRLKVREEERDGQRKTFVDVDAMAVGHDLSRGTAAFRRAARAEPAPQPEQDPWTAAAEEGTAAAPQLVTAS from the coding sequence ATGAACGACACGACCGTGACGCTCGTAGGGAACGTGGCGACGGCAGTGGAGTACCGGGACACGGTGGCGGGCGGAGTGGCCCGCTTCCGGTTCGCGGTGACCGCGCGCCGCTGGGACCGGGAGCGGGGCCTCTGGTCCGACGGGAACACCAGCTTCTACACGGTGTCGGCCTGGCGCTCGCTCGGCGCCAACCTCGCCGCCTCGGTCTCCGTGGGGGAACCACTCGTCGTGTACGGGCGGCTGAAGGTCCGTGAGGAGGAGCGCGACGGGCAGCGCAAGACCTTCGTGGACGTGGACGCGATGGCCGTGGGGCACGACCTGAGCAGGGGGACGGCGGCCTTCCGGCGCGCCGCCCGGGCGGAACCCGCACCGCAGCCGGAGCAGGACCCGTGGACGGCGGCGGCGGAGGAGGGGACGGCCGCGGCACCCCAGTTGGTAACCGCGTCCTGA
- a CDS encoding DUF2637 domain-containing protein, producing the protein MRPTLRPDAVLVQAVIAGALSFAHLHDLAEAAGQTGWKAWAYPVSVDLLLVAAWHRLRSLRAAGTSGRSAWTWFMVALAASLGANVATAGLLDLTDVPDWLRILVAGWPALAFLGGTLLVHSPGHPEVAEPDEPSRDTEEPVAVEAVIERDDMTEPEPEIAPAPALPSPEPEPVTEPAPAPEPAPVPVPPALVAHARKVADDYRARTGYPIDADTLRARLGVPHPMAHAIAAQLA; encoded by the coding sequence ATGCGCCCCACGCTCCGGCCGGACGCCGTCCTCGTGCAGGCCGTGATCGCCGGTGCCCTGTCCTTCGCCCACCTGCACGACCTCGCCGAAGCGGCCGGCCAGACCGGATGGAAGGCGTGGGCCTACCCCGTCTCCGTCGATCTCCTCCTCGTCGCCGCCTGGCACCGTCTTCGGAGCCTCCGGGCCGCCGGTACCTCGGGTCGGTCGGCCTGGACCTGGTTCATGGTCGCCCTGGCCGCGTCGCTCGGTGCGAACGTCGCCACCGCCGGGCTCCTCGACCTCACCGACGTGCCCGACTGGCTGCGCATCCTCGTCGCCGGATGGCCCGCCCTCGCCTTTCTCGGCGGCACCCTCCTCGTCCACTCCCCCGGGCACCCGGAGGTCGCCGAGCCTGACGAACCCAGTAGGGACACCGAGGAGCCCGTGGCCGTGGAAGCGGTCATCGAGCGGGACGACATGACCGAGCCGGAGCCGGAGATCGCCCCCGCACCGGCCCTGCCCTCCCCCGAGCCGGAGCCGGTCACAGAGCCCGCACCGGCCCCGGAGCCCGCCCCCGTGCCCGTACCGCCGGCGCTCGTCGCTCACGCACGCAAGGTCGCCGACGACTACCGCGCCCGCACCGGCTACCCGATCGACGCCGACACCCTGCGCGCCCGCCTCGGCGTCCCGCACCCGATGGCCCACGCCATCGCCGCCCAACTCGCCTGA
- a CDS encoding SpdD-like protein, which yields MLRPRIPVNPLPTGIVTPLVQPTTATNIEPASCHHDHTPAPVPATPRLQVPAVRLTPTGLVTLVAGGAGLVLIVGTVLVSMLLAVAITGASVAVVAVVLRLLVRDMQKGR from the coding sequence ATGCTCCGCCCCCGCATCCCGGTCAACCCGCTCCCGACCGGCATCGTCACCCCGCTCGTCCAGCCGACCACCGCGACCAACATCGAGCCGGCGTCCTGCCACCACGACCACACCCCGGCGCCCGTCCCGGCCACGCCCCGCCTCCAGGTCCCCGCCGTCCGCCTCACCCCGACCGGCCTCGTCACCCTCGTCGCCGGCGGCGCCGGACTCGTCCTGATCGTCGGCACGGTCCTCGTCTCCATGCTGCTCGCGGTCGCCATCACCGGCGCGTCCGTCGCCGTGGTCGCGGTCGTGCTGCGGCTGCTGGTCCGTGACATGCAGAAGGGCCGGTGA
- a CDS encoding YfjP family GTPase, whose amino-acid sequence MVDDDRERGRARWDDGLIARRAAERAADKTAVAQEKAPPPQEEDALPLLGGSYGGPLRRRLDALHELVGLSRTRVESEALAEAGRVLDEAAARQRLSSRHTVIAVAGATGSGKSTLFNALAGVPVSETGLRRPTTSAPIALSWSDGAAGLLDRLAVPSRLRRRPLAGGAGDTELQGLVLVDLPDHDSAVTAHRDQVDRVLGLVDAVIWVVDPEKYADAALHERYLRPLAGHAEVTFVVLNQIDRLGTEAADLVLDDLRRLLDEDGVALGEHGEPGATVLAVSALTGEGLPELRETIARFVQERTAPERRLAADVDAAAARLRQAYVAEGRAGLDERARDAFTDRLAVAVGAQAAGEAAERVWRRGAIRACGTPWLRLYRWYERMRAHGSTDPRLQVPVEDELTARQRVEQAVRIVADEASRGLPVPWAQAVREAAVRGAEGLPEALDELTVSMGDPAARPPRPAWWPAAVLAQAVMTLLQIFGALWLVGQIVGVVEPGLLPPVLVMLGGIIGGPLVEWACEGAVKGPARRYGQEAERRLREAAAACGRARVLDPVAAELMRYREVREQYATVVGSRPPASRIVVGGGRSGTTRLGATRAGARVR is encoded by the coding sequence GTGGTGGACGACGACCGGGAGCGCGGCCGTGCGCGCTGGGACGACGGGCTGATCGCGCGGCGCGCGGCCGAGCGGGCAGCCGACAAGACCGCCGTCGCGCAGGAGAAGGCGCCCCCGCCGCAGGAGGAGGATGCCCTGCCGCTCCTCGGCGGCAGCTACGGCGGGCCCCTCCGCCGCCGTCTCGACGCCCTCCACGAGCTGGTCGGGCTCTCCCGCACCCGGGTCGAGAGCGAGGCCCTCGCCGAGGCCGGGCGCGTCCTCGACGAGGCCGCCGCCCGCCAGCGGCTCTCCTCCCGGCACACCGTGATCGCCGTCGCCGGGGCCACCGGAAGCGGGAAGTCCACGCTCTTCAACGCCCTCGCCGGCGTCCCCGTCTCCGAGACCGGCCTGCGCCGCCCCACCACCTCCGCGCCCATCGCGCTCAGCTGGTCCGACGGCGCCGCCGGACTGCTCGACCGGCTCGCGGTCCCCAGCAGGCTGCGCCGCCGTCCCCTCGCGGGCGGCGCCGGCGACACCGAGCTCCAGGGGCTCGTCCTCGTCGACCTGCCCGACCACGACTCCGCCGTCACCGCCCACCGCGACCAGGTCGACCGGGTCCTCGGCCTCGTCGACGCCGTGATCTGGGTCGTCGACCCGGAGAAGTACGCCGACGCGGCCCTCCACGAGCGCTACCTGCGGCCCCTCGCCGGGCACGCCGAGGTCACCTTCGTCGTCCTCAACCAGATCGACCGGCTCGGCACCGAGGCCGCCGACCTCGTCCTCGACGACCTGCGCCGCCTCCTCGACGAGGACGGCGTGGCGCTCGGCGAGCACGGCGAGCCCGGCGCGACCGTCCTCGCCGTCTCCGCCCTCACCGGCGAGGGCCTCCCCGAACTGCGCGAGACCATCGCCCGGTTCGTCCAGGAACGCACCGCCCCCGAGCGCCGCCTCGCCGCCGACGTCGACGCCGCCGCGGCCCGGCTGCGCCAGGCGTACGTCGCCGAAGGGCGGGCCGGCCTCGACGAACGGGCCCGGGACGCCTTCACGGACCGGCTCGCCGTCGCCGTCGGCGCCCAGGCCGCGGGCGAGGCCGCCGAGCGGGTCTGGCGCCGGGGCGCCATCCGCGCCTGCGGCACCCCCTGGCTGCGGCTCTACCGCTGGTACGAGCGGATGCGCGCGCACGGCTCCACCGACCCCCGTCTCCAAGTCCCCGTCGAGGACGAGCTGACGGCCCGCCAGCGCGTCGAGCAGGCCGTACGGATCGTCGCCGACGAGGCCTCGCGGGGCCTCCCGGTGCCCTGGGCCCAGGCGGTGCGCGAGGCGGCGGTGCGCGGGGCCGAGGGGCTGCCGGAGGCCCTGGACGAGCTGACGGTCTCCATGGGGGACCCGGCCGCCCGGCCGCCCCGGCCCGCCTGGTGGCCCGCGGCCGTCCTCGCCCAGGCGGTGATGACGCTCCTGCAGATCTTCGGCGCGCTGTGGCTGGTGGGGCAGATCGTGGGCGTCGTCGAGCCGGGTCTGCTGCCGCCGGTCCTCGTGATGCTCGGCGGGATCATCGGCGGCCCGCTCGTCGAATGGGCCTGCGAGGGCGCCGTGAAGGGACCGGCCCGCCGGTACGGGCAGGAGGCCGAACGCCGCCTGCGGGAGGCCGCCGCCGCCTGCGGCCGGGCCCGGGTCCTCGACCCGGTGGCGGCGGAACTGATGCGCTACCGGGAGGTGCGCGAGCAGTACGCGACGGTGGTGGGCTCGCGCCCGCCGGCGTCCCGGATCGTCGTCGGCGGCGGCCGCTCCGGCACGACCCGCCTGGGCGCGACGCGGGCGGGGGCGCGGGTGAGGTAA
- a CDS encoding MFS transporter has protein sequence MIRRGIRRGNGRRAPDGPDSGPQRALIAASFVSRVGNGLFNAAAVLYFTFVVHLPATQVGLGLTIAGLSGLAAGIPAGNLADRYGPRTVWLTALVLQAVTMAAFVLIDGWLAFTLVATLDRLAATAGGAAGGALVARVGGERPAAFRARLRTFVNLGVVVGTLGAAVALQVDTRPAYTVLILANAASFALAGLIAFLGVPDYRPLPRPDGHLQWSVLADRPYVSFVALYSAMGLQYQVVSLLLPIWLAAHTDAPRWTVAAVYAVNSGVCVLLQSRLGSKVETPSQGGRAFRLAGLLFLVSCPLMALTADVPPWVAPALAVLAVCVHSVGEVWESSGGYALGFGLAPDHAQGQYQGLFGIGFNAGQALAPVILTGAVLALGHTGWLLLGALFAALGAAGPPVAAWAERTRPHEPIPDTPEPIPDAPAPIPEAPAPGRRGSPRD, from the coding sequence ATGATCAGGCGGGGGATCAGACGGGGGAACGGACGACGGGCGCCCGACGGGCCGGATTCCGGTCCGCAGCGGGCTCTGATCGCCGCCAGTTTCGTCAGCAGGGTGGGCAACGGCCTCTTCAACGCCGCTGCCGTCCTCTACTTCACCTTCGTGGTGCACCTCCCCGCCACCCAGGTGGGCCTGGGCCTCACGATCGCCGGCCTCAGCGGCCTGGCGGCCGGCATACCGGCGGGGAACCTGGCCGACCGGTACGGACCGCGCACGGTCTGGCTGACGGCCCTCGTCCTCCAGGCCGTCACGATGGCGGCCTTCGTCCTCATCGACGGCTGGCTCGCGTTCACGCTCGTCGCCACGCTGGACCGGCTGGCCGCCACCGCCGGCGGTGCCGCGGGCGGCGCCCTCGTCGCCAGGGTCGGCGGGGAGCGCCCGGCGGCCTTCCGGGCCAGACTCCGCACGTTCGTCAACCTCGGCGTCGTCGTCGGCACCCTGGGCGCGGCCGTCGCCCTCCAGGTCGACACCCGCCCCGCCTACACCGTGCTGATCCTCGCCAACGCCGCCAGCTTCGCCCTGGCCGGACTGATCGCGTTCCTGGGCGTCCCCGACTACCGGCCCCTGCCCCGGCCCGATGGACACCTCCAGTGGTCCGTCCTGGCGGACCGGCCGTACGTGTCCTTCGTCGCGCTCTACAGCGCCATGGGCCTGCAGTACCAGGTCGTCTCCCTCCTGCTGCCGATCTGGCTCGCCGCCCACACCGACGCGCCGCGCTGGACCGTGGCGGCGGTCTACGCGGTCAACAGCGGCGTCTGCGTGCTGCTGCAGAGCCGACTCGGCTCGAAGGTGGAGACCCCGAGCCAGGGCGGCCGCGCCTTCCGCCTCGCCGGGCTCCTCTTCCTCGTCAGCTGCCCACTGATGGCCCTGACGGCCGACGTCCCGCCCTGGGTCGCGCCCGCGCTGGCCGTCCTCGCCGTCTGCGTCCACAGCGTCGGAGAGGTGTGGGAGTCCTCGGGCGGCTACGCGCTCGGCTTCGGTCTCGCCCCCGACCACGCCCAGGGGCAGTACCAGGGCCTCTTCGGCATCGGCTTCAACGCGGGCCAGGCCCTCGCCCCCGTGATCCTCACCGGAGCGGTCCTCGCGCTCGGACACACGGGATGGCTGCTCCTCGGCGCCCTCTTCGCGGCCCTGGGCGCGGCAGGCCCCCCGGTCGCCGCCTGGGCCGAGCGAACCCGCCCCCACGAACCGATCCCGGACACTCCCGAACCGATCCCGGACGCTCCCGCACCGATCCCGGAGGCTCCCGCACCAGGCCGGCGGGGATCGCCACGGGACTGA
- the repSA gene encoding replication initiator protein RepSA: MTDSATVAGLDSATLSDMLRVAGSTGFDRWKEQIHRTGGCSNPIHLQGWTLTQDKTTGETLHRYSTDTEPGGRLRVACGNRRASRCPACAWTYAGDTFHLIRAGLAGDDRRDIPGTVRDHPRVFLTLTAPSFGPVHNRPGARLCRCGTRHPEDAAELGTPLDPDTYDYAAAVLFNNHAGQLWDRFAKRLRREIAAGAGLSQRALKEVARISYGKVAEFQKRGAVHFHVVVRLDGPDGPDAPPPSWATTELLTASIQSAAAHSYTTITVPAAGDHPARRLRWGTQLDIRPVKAFGDGSDITEQAVASYIAKYSTKAAETTGSLDRRIGNREALLLLGVPDHTRRLVEACFDLDPLYPDRRLLAWAHMLGFRGHFSTKSRRYSTTLSDLRQTRADYRAEQERTARGLDDIEPDTVLVLTSWRYAGQGHTPGEAALAASIARDIQLNRETAREALRALPDEKEW, from the coding sequence GTGACCGACTCCGCCACCGTGGCGGGCCTGGACTCCGCCACCCTGAGCGACATGCTTCGGGTGGCCGGGTCCACCGGCTTCGACCGCTGGAAGGAGCAGATCCACCGAACCGGCGGCTGCTCCAACCCCATCCACCTCCAGGGCTGGACCCTCACCCAGGACAAGACCACCGGCGAGACCCTCCACCGCTACTCCACTGACACCGAACCCGGCGGACGGCTCCGCGTCGCCTGCGGCAACCGGCGGGCCTCCCGCTGCCCCGCCTGCGCCTGGACCTACGCCGGGGACACCTTCCACCTCATCCGCGCCGGCCTCGCCGGAGACGACCGCCGCGACATCCCCGGCACCGTCCGCGACCACCCCCGCGTGTTCCTCACCCTCACCGCCCCGTCATTCGGGCCCGTTCACAACCGGCCCGGCGCCCGGCTCTGCCGCTGCGGTACCCGCCACCCCGAAGACGCCGCCGAACTGGGCACCCCGCTCGACCCCGACACGTACGACTACGCCGCCGCCGTCCTCTTCAACAACCACGCCGGGCAGCTCTGGGACCGCTTCGCCAAGCGGCTTCGCCGAGAGATCGCCGCCGGTGCCGGTCTCTCGCAGCGGGCCCTGAAGGAGGTCGCCCGGATCTCCTACGGCAAGGTGGCCGAGTTCCAGAAGCGGGGCGCCGTCCACTTCCACGTCGTCGTCCGCCTCGACGGCCCGGACGGACCGGACGCCCCTCCCCCGTCCTGGGCCACCACCGAACTCCTCACGGCCTCGATCCAGTCCGCTGCCGCGCACTCGTACACGACCATCACCGTCCCCGCCGCCGGCGACCACCCCGCCCGCCGCCTCCGTTGGGGTACCCAGCTCGACATCCGGCCCGTGAAGGCGTTCGGCGACGGCTCCGATATCACCGAGCAGGCTGTCGCCTCATACATCGCCAAGTACTCCACCAAAGCCGCGGAGACCACCGGCAGCCTCGACCGCCGCATCGGCAATCGTGAGGCTCTCTTACTGCTTGGCGTCCCCGACCACACCCGGCGCCTCGTCGAAGCCTGCTTCGACCTCGACCCGCTCTACCCCGACCGCCGGCTCCTCGCCTGGGCCCACATGCTCGGCTTCCGCGGCCACTTCTCCACCAAGTCCCGGCGGTACTCCACCACCCTGAGCGACCTCCGCCAGACCCGCGCCGACTACCGCGCCGAACAGGAACGCACCGCCCGCGGCCTCGACGACATCGAGCCGGACACCGTCCTCGTCCTCACCTCATGGAGGTATGCCGGCCAAGGCCACACCCCGGGCGAAGCCGCCCTCGCCGCCTCCATCGCCCGAGACATCCAGCTCAACCGCGAGACCGCCCGCGAAGCCCTACGCGCACTGCCCGATGAGAAGGAGTGGTGA
- a CDS encoding DNA methylase, with amino-acid sequence MGYHLAGFAVDGCDIVHRPNYPFAYHRGDALDYLARLITSGDIERYTLVHASPPCQAGCALTVGTNASRGWGNAHVDLVVPTRELLDRTGLPYVIEQPNGRAEIRKDLTLCGEMFGLGVLRHRNFELGHWATPQPAHPRHRGHVRGHRHGVRREGPYVAAYGKGGGKATVPEMQHAMDITWTDVHEELTEAIPPAYTRWIATAFMTARQEVFA; translated from the coding sequence ATGGGCTACCACCTCGCCGGGTTCGCGGTCGACGGCTGCGACATCGTCCACCGTCCCAACTACCCCTTCGCCTACCACCGGGGCGACGCCCTCGACTACCTCGCCCGCCTGATCACGTCGGGGGACATCGAGCGCTACACCCTCGTCCACGCCTCGCCGCCCTGCCAGGCTGGCTGCGCCCTGACCGTCGGCACCAACGCCTCCCGGGGCTGGGGCAACGCCCACGTCGACCTCGTCGTCCCCACCCGTGAACTCCTCGACCGGACCGGCCTGCCGTACGTGATCGAGCAGCCCAACGGCCGCGCGGAGATCCGCAAGGACCTCACCCTGTGCGGCGAGATGTTCGGCCTCGGCGTTCTGCGGCACCGCAACTTCGAACTCGGCCACTGGGCCACCCCCCAGCCCGCCCACCCCCGCCACCGGGGCCACGTACGCGGCCACCGCCACGGCGTCCGTCGTGAGGGCCCCTACGTCGCCGCGTACGGCAAGGGAGGCGGCAAGGCCACTGTCCCCGAGATGCAGCACGCCATGGACATCACCTGGACCGACGTCCACGAGGAACTCACCGAAGCCATCCCGCCCGCCTACACCCGCTGGATCGCCACCGCCTTCATGACCGCCCGACAGGAGGTCTTCGCGTGA
- a CDS encoding tyrosine-type recombinase/integrase: protein MAGHIQDRWFRVETGPDGKPLKVKTERYGIGLRYRARYVGPDGSEKSKSFPDKQKRLADVWLTNIEADMARGQYIDPKASRTTFREYAERWIAALTTDLSSRAAVEGRLRLHALPYLGGRPIGSFQAEHIRDWSRQLEETVGSASYRRLIFDAVSSVLNAAVDDRLLASNPCRARSVKAPRPAPTRVHPWSASQVFGVRAGLPEHFQAMVDVGAGCGLRQGEIFGVAVDNIGDLGWLYVRQQVKKVRGGLVFAPPKRGKLRDVPLDPEVSAALREHMKRFPPVEVTLPWLTPSGPKVTHRLVFTAPAGTALWSNAFNDQTWKPALASAGIIPVPEKGHRYAAAREHGMHALRHFYASVLLDAGENIKALSLYLGHSDPGFTLRVYTHLMPSSETRTRKAISAMYRAAGHAHDGPETIQAAA, encoded by the coding sequence ATGGCCGGACACATCCAGGATCGATGGTTCAGGGTCGAGACCGGCCCCGACGGCAAGCCCCTCAAGGTCAAGACCGAGCGCTACGGCATCGGTCTGCGCTACCGCGCTCGCTACGTCGGGCCCGACGGCTCGGAGAAGAGCAAGAGCTTCCCGGACAAGCAGAAGCGCTTGGCCGACGTCTGGCTCACCAACATCGAAGCCGACATGGCGCGGGGCCAGTACATCGACCCCAAGGCCAGTCGGACGACCTTCCGGGAGTACGCCGAGCGCTGGATCGCCGCTCTCACCACGGACCTGAGCAGCCGTGCGGCCGTGGAAGGACGCCTTCGCCTTCACGCGCTGCCGTACCTCGGCGGTCGCCCCATCGGCTCGTTCCAGGCGGAGCACATCCGCGACTGGAGCCGACAGCTCGAAGAGACCGTGGGGTCCGCCTCGTACCGGCGGCTCATCTTCGACGCGGTGTCCTCAGTACTGAACGCTGCCGTGGACGATCGGCTCCTTGCCTCGAACCCTTGCCGGGCCCGGTCGGTCAAGGCTCCCCGGCCGGCGCCTACTCGGGTGCATCCCTGGTCCGCGTCCCAGGTCTTCGGGGTCCGTGCCGGCCTGCCTGAGCACTTCCAGGCAATGGTGGACGTGGGCGCCGGATGCGGGCTTCGGCAAGGGGAGATCTTCGGGGTCGCCGTCGACAACATCGGGGATCTCGGCTGGCTCTACGTCCGTCAGCAGGTGAAGAAGGTGCGCGGTGGGCTCGTCTTCGCTCCCCCGAAGCGCGGAAAGCTCCGGGACGTCCCCCTCGACCCCGAGGTCTCGGCGGCCCTGCGCGAGCACATGAAGCGCTTCCCGCCGGTCGAGGTCACGTTGCCGTGGCTGACGCCGAGCGGACCGAAGGTGACTCACCGGCTCGTGTTCACGGCGCCTGCCGGAACGGCCCTGTGGAGCAACGCCTTCAATGACCAGACGTGGAAGCCGGCGCTCGCCTCCGCCGGGATCATCCCGGTCCCGGAGAAGGGGCACCGGTACGCCGCCGCTCGTGAGCACGGGATGCACGCGCTCCGGCACTTCTACGCCTCGGTCCTCCTGGACGCCGGCGAGAACATCAAGGCGCTGAGTCTCTACCTCGGGCACAGCGATCCGGGGTTCACGCTCCGGGTGTACACGCACCTGATGCCGAGCAGCGAGACACGCACCCGGAAGGCCATCAGCGCGATGTACCGGGCTGCCGGTCACGCTCACGACGGCCCGGAAACCATTCAAGCTGCTGCCTGA
- a CDS encoding GGDEF domain-containing protein, which yields MDTYTLATAGLPALGWALHGGLLWRRLATARRDPLTGLHTRAGWTARAERLIAKHPNALVLLVDLDDFKAVNDTHGHAAGDAVLTATADRLTAWCGRHGIAARLGGDEFAAVVTDPDRTAGLFALWSALDSPVTHDGHVLPVSASVGHCHRDQLPVPTLTDALSAADAAMYAAKGHGRRNTH from the coding sequence GTGGACACGTACACGCTCGCGACCGCCGGGTTACCGGCCCTGGGCTGGGCCCTGCACGGCGGACTGCTCTGGCGCCGTCTGGCGACCGCCCGCCGCGACCCGCTGACCGGCCTGCACACCCGCGCCGGTTGGACCGCCCGCGCCGAACGCCTCATCGCCAAGCACCCGAACGCCCTCGTGCTCCTGGTCGACCTGGACGACTTCAAGGCCGTCAACGACACCCACGGCCACGCCGCCGGAGACGCGGTCCTCACCGCCACCGCCGACCGGCTCACCGCCTGGTGCGGACGCCACGGCATCGCCGCCCGCCTCGGCGGAGACGAGTTCGCCGCCGTCGTCACCGACCCCGACCGCACCGCCGGCCTCTTCGCCCTCTGGTCCGCCCTGGACAGCCCGGTCACCCACGACGGACACGTTCTGCCGGTCTCGGCCTCGGTCGGGCACTGCCACCGCGACCAGCTGCCGGTTCCGACCCTCACCGACGCGCTCTCGGCCGCCGACGCGGCGATGTACGCGGCCAAGGGCCACGGCAGGCGCAACACACACTGA
- a CDS encoding AlpA family transcriptional regulator produces MSHSLPDRYLTPVDVAELLGVPIETIYQWRRKRTGPRGFRVGRHVRFDPTDVQTWVRAQMEGAAA; encoded by the coding sequence ATGTCGCACAGCCTCCCCGACCGGTACCTGACCCCGGTCGACGTCGCCGAACTCCTCGGCGTGCCCATCGAGACCATCTACCAGTGGCGCCGCAAGCGGACCGGGCCCCGGGGCTTCCGTGTCGGGCGGCACGTGCGCTTCGACCCCACCGACGTGCAGACCTGGGTTCGGGCGCAGATGGAAGGGGCCGCTGCCTGA
- a CDS encoding LAETG motif-containing sortase-dependent surface protein encodes MFSVRGRGVARLAATILVSGLVATGAIATAGPALADDNAPGTGGVMAKFGGMTEDAGAVEITEKNGTKWSVNGGLFKMEVDGGGSLFTYCIDLRTPAKRDFNYKEVGWDESSLHNNGNAGKILWILEHAYPKLSAETLGGNAGVDLSKQEAAAGTQAAIWTLSDDVVATPKDEDAEKLKEYLLEKAVELDEPTASLSLSPATVAGKAGEKLGPITVTTNATAKLAAAPGAPAGVQVVGKDGKPVTEAKNGDEIYFDVPAGTADGTAELTAEATTKVSLGRAFVSVDGPSQTLILAGSSDSTVTAKASATWAKKGAVPSVTVAKDCAKGGLEIIAGNKGDEAWTFDLKGTSYTIGAGETKTITVPLAEDEAYKFTITGPNGFEESFEGVLDCKTATPGPKPSETPSTTPSATPSTPSTTGGTTGDTTGTTTGGGDLAETGSSSATPMIAGIAAALVVIGGGAVFFLRKKKTAGQ; translated from the coding sequence ATGTTTTCAGTTCGTGGGCGTGGCGTTGCCCGTCTCGCCGCCACGATCCTGGTCTCCGGCCTCGTCGCGACCGGCGCGATAGCGACCGCCGGTCCGGCCCTGGCCGATGACAACGCCCCGGGCACCGGTGGCGTCATGGCGAAGTTCGGCGGCATGACGGAAGACGCGGGCGCCGTCGAGATCACCGAGAAGAACGGCACCAAGTGGTCGGTCAACGGTGGTCTGTTCAAGATGGAGGTCGACGGCGGGGGAAGCCTCTTCACCTACTGCATCGACCTCCGCACCCCGGCGAAGCGTGACTTCAACTACAAGGAAGTCGGCTGGGACGAGTCCTCCCTGCACAACAACGGCAACGCGGGCAAGATCCTCTGGATCCTGGAGCACGCCTACCCGAAGCTGTCCGCCGAGACCCTCGGTGGCAACGCGGGCGTCGACCTCTCCAAGCAGGAGGCCGCGGCCGGCACCCAGGCCGCCATCTGGACCCTCTCCGACGACGTCGTCGCCACGCCGAAGGACGAGGACGCCGAGAAGCTGAAGGAGTACCTGCTCGAGAAGGCGGTCGAGCTCGACGAGCCGACGGCCTCCCTGAGCCTCTCCCCGGCCACCGTGGCGGGCAAGGCCGGCGAGAAGCTCGGCCCGATCACCGTCACCACCAACGCCACCGCCAAGCTCGCGGCCGCCCCGGGCGCCCCCGCCGGCGTCCAGGTCGTCGGCAAGGACGGCAAGCCGGTCACCGAGGCCAAGAACGGCGACGAGATCTACTTCGACGTCCCGGCCGGCACCGCCGACGGCACCGCCGAGCTGACCGCCGAGGCCACCACCAAGGTCTCGCTCGGCCGCGCCTTCGTCTCCGTCGACGGCCCGTCCCAGACCCTGATCCTGGCCGGTTCCAGCGACTCCACCGTCACCGCCAAGGCCTCCGCCACGTGGGCCAAGAAGGGTGCCGTCCCGTCCGTCACGGTCGCCAAGGACTGCGCCAAGGGCGGCCTGGAGATCATCGCCGGCAACAAGGGCGACGAGGCCTGGACCTTCGACCTGAAGGGCACCTCGTACACGATCGGCGCCGGTGAGACGAAGACCATCACGGTCCCGCTCGCCGAGGACGAGGCGTACAAGTTCACGATCACCGGCCCGAACGGCTTCGAGGAGTCCTTCGAGGGCGTCCTGGACTGCAAGACGGCCACCCCCGGCCCGAAGCCGTCGGAGACCCCCTCCACCACCCCTTCGGCCACGCCTTCCACCCCGTCGACCACGGGCGGCACGACCGGTGACACCACCGGCACCACGACCGGTGGCGGCGACCTCGCCGAGACCGGCAGCTCCAGCGCCACCCCGATGATCGCCGGCATCGCCGCCGCGCTCGTCGTGATCGGCGGCGGCGCGGTGTTCTTCCTCCGCAAGAAGAAGACCGCCGGCCAGTGA